In the genome of Triticum dicoccoides isolate Atlit2015 ecotype Zavitan unplaced genomic scaffold, WEW_v2.0 scaffold44838, whole genome shotgun sequence, one region contains:
- the LOC119346617 gene encoding germin-like protein 8-11 isoform X2 yields MASSSSFLLLAVLLALVSWQATASDPSPLQDFCVADMNSPVRVNGFVCKNPMEVNVDDFFKAAALDKPRVTNKVGSNVTLINVMQIAGLNTLGISIARIDYAPLGQNPPHTHPRATEILTVLEGTLYVGFVTSNQPAPNRNKFLSKVLNKGDVFVFPVGLIHFQFNPNPHKPAVAIAALSSQNPGAITIANAVFGSDPQISDDVLAKAFQVEKNTVDWLQAQFWENNHN; encoded by the exons ATGGCATcctcctcttccttccttctcctcgctGTTCTTCTTGCCTTGGTCTCATGGCAGGCCACTGCCTCCGATCCTAGCCCCCTCCAGGACTTTTGTGTCGCCGACATGAATTCACCAG TACGTGTCAATGGGTTTGTTTGCAAGAACCCAATGGAGGTTAACGTTGATGACTTCTTCAAGGCAGCCGCCCTCGACAAGCCTAGGGTGACCAACAAGGTTGGATCCAACGTCACTTTGATCAACGTCATGCAGATTGCTGGACTCAACACCCTCGGCATCTCAATTGCGCGCATTGACTATGCTCCCTTGGGTCAGAACCCACCACATACGCACCCTCGCGCCACTGAGATCCTCACGGTGCTCGAGGGGACACTGTATGTTGGCTTTGTTACATCCAACCAGCCCGCCCCAAACAGAAACAAGTTCCTCTCGAAGGTGCTCAACAAAGGTGATGTGTTCGTCTTCCCCGTGGGGCTCATCCACTTCCAATTCAACCCCAACCCCCACAAGCCTGCCGTTGCAATTGCCGCGCTCAGCAGCCAGAACCCAGGGGCTATCACAATTGCCAATGCGGTGTTTGGGTCAGACCCACAAATATCCGATGATGTTCTTGCCAAGGCGTTTCAGGTGGAAAAGAATACAGTAGACTGGCTTCAGGCCCAGTTCTGGGAGAACAACCACAACTAA
- the LOC119346617 gene encoding germin-like protein 8-11 isoform X1, which yields MASSSSFLLLAVLLALVSWQATASDPSPLQDFCVADMNSPAYIINLFYAPVRVNGFVCKNPMEVNVDDFFKAAALDKPRVTNKVGSNVTLINVMQIAGLNTLGISIARIDYAPLGQNPPHTHPRATEILTVLEGTLYVGFVTSNQPAPNRNKFLSKVLNKGDVFVFPVGLIHFQFNPNPHKPAVAIAALSSQNPGAITIANAVFGSDPQISDDVLAKAFQVEKNTVDWLQAQFWENNHN from the exons ATGGCATcctcctcttccttccttctcctcgctGTTCTTCTTGCCTTGGTCTCATGGCAGGCCACTGCCTCCGATCCTAGCCCCCTCCAGGACTTTTGTGTCGCCGACATGAATTCACCAG CTTACATTATAAATCTCTTCTATGCACCGGTACGTGTCAATGGGTTTGTTTGCAAGAACCCAATGGAGGTTAACGTTGATGACTTCTTCAAGGCAGCCGCCCTCGACAAGCCTAGGGTGACCAACAAGGTTGGATCCAACGTCACTTTGATCAACGTCATGCAGATTGCTGGACTCAACACCCTCGGCATCTCAATTGCGCGCATTGACTATGCTCCCTTGGGTCAGAACCCACCACATACGCACCCTCGCGCCACTGAGATCCTCACGGTGCTCGAGGGGACACTGTATGTTGGCTTTGTTACATCCAACCAGCCCGCCCCAAACAGAAACAAGTTCCTCTCGAAGGTGCTCAACAAAGGTGATGTGTTCGTCTTCCCCGTGGGGCTCATCCACTTCCAATTCAACCCCAACCCCCACAAGCCTGCCGTTGCAATTGCCGCGCTCAGCAGCCAGAACCCAGGGGCTATCACAATTGCCAATGCGGTGTTTGGGTCAGACCCACAAATATCCGATGATGTTCTTGCCAAGGCGTTTCAGGTGGAAAAGAATACAGTAGACTGGCTTCAGGCCCAGTTCTGGGAGAACAACCACAACTAA